Proteins found in one Paenibacillus borealis genomic segment:
- a CDS encoding S-layer homology domain-containing protein has product MNSNRNQFIQQAARTALITSVTLALLLPGGLASAASAVTSEMTAVPVTAAGPTANSAAPDPAKAKFTQEQAIAKVKELFPVLKEATVSNVRLGTDSYPPSGNQMVWNIQWQYQLGNSGYGFSSLVDAMTGDLVSTYISYPMLRENAYYPPQFSREEALAKARSFTALAAPSLAGTDLILEENDQNYMSRAALFGMFEYSFRFSILRNGLPSAADMLNIVVDGNGNIVQFIKPSTDAVYPSAKPAVSLESASKKFAENFKVGLYYIPLYKDGAATRWILGWRPESESLYLVDAQTGKSIDNEGGAISAAVTYEAVPERKNTFQPISSGTALTAAAAAKLVQQTVAIPAERKLSGQNPGVNSQNDGQKLWRLSWEASRTAANMAMPERTYAEVDSSTGEIVQFQLDQYGGQVLKEQPAPAGGTKLNQAQAKERAIELINRLYPKASGNLKLAEHGGKWSVLEDGKGYRYQFIRYYQGIPVSDSNISLSIDTYGRLQSYMNPGSTGYEALKDKPAPAVSEKEALQSYLGGYDLKLQYSSVGGYNIDNKYVEPVVKLVYAPTPVESQDTYKVLDAQTKEWVTTYENPLQSRSTAEAVDLKGHAAEQALTELLRYGVISVDADKKVNPDQEITAGDWFTLIARSSTPYYAGYSNGSEPKAVAGVSPDSPYYEAISYAAEREWISREAALQPESKLSREQLAVLLASFLKYDKLSAFLGNDSVLTSFSDSAAIKDKGAVALAVKLGLLQGENGKFNPQQIVTKAQAAGVIIKLVELQGKTDQPIGQ; this is encoded by the coding sequence TTGAACAGCAACCGTAATCAATTTATTCAGCAAGCAGCCAGAACTGCACTGATCACTTCCGTAACGCTCGCATTGCTGCTGCCTGGAGGACTGGCCTCCGCGGCTTCCGCCGTCACTTCAGAGATGACAGCAGTCCCTGTAACAGCTGCCGGCCCGACCGCCAATTCAGCCGCTCCGGACCCGGCCAAAGCCAAATTCACGCAAGAGCAGGCCATTGCCAAGGTAAAAGAGCTGTTTCCTGTTCTGAAGGAAGCGACGGTATCCAATGTACGGCTTGGCACGGACTCGTACCCTCCTTCCGGAAACCAGATGGTCTGGAACATCCAGTGGCAGTATCAGCTGGGCAACTCGGGTTACGGGTTCTCCAGTCTGGTGGATGCCATGACTGGTGACCTGGTCAGTACGTATATTTCTTATCCTATGTTGAGGGAGAATGCCTATTATCCCCCGCAATTCTCCCGGGAGGAGGCACTGGCGAAAGCCCGCAGCTTTACTGCCCTGGCCGCACCATCGCTGGCAGGCACTGATCTTATACTGGAAGAGAACGACCAGAACTATATGAGCAGGGCAGCGCTCTTTGGTATGTTTGAATACAGCTTTAGGTTCAGCATTTTGAGAAACGGACTTCCCTCGGCAGCAGATATGCTGAACATAGTCGTCGATGGGAACGGAAATATCGTTCAATTCATCAAGCCGTCTACAGACGCAGTGTATCCGTCAGCGAAGCCGGCGGTCTCCCTGGAATCAGCAAGCAAGAAATTTGCCGAGAATTTCAAAGTAGGACTCTATTATATCCCTCTATATAAAGATGGTGCGGCAACCCGCTGGATTCTGGGTTGGCGTCCTGAGAGTGAGTCCCTCTATCTTGTGGATGCCCAGACCGGCAAAAGCATCGATAACGAAGGGGGGGCGATCTCCGCGGCTGTCACTTATGAGGCTGTTCCGGAGCGGAAGAATACTTTCCAGCCGATAAGCTCCGGCACCGCATTAACCGCAGCGGCAGCAGCAAAGCTTGTACAGCAGACCGTTGCAATCCCCGCAGAACGCAAGCTTTCGGGCCAAAATCCTGGCGTCAATTCCCAGAATGACGGTCAAAAGCTCTGGAGATTGTCCTGGGAAGCAAGCCGCACGGCTGCAAATATGGCAATGCCGGAGCGTACTTACGCTGAAGTAGACTCAAGCACCGGGGAAATCGTTCAATTCCAGCTGGATCAGTATGGAGGCCAGGTATTGAAAGAACAGCCTGCACCTGCGGGCGGAACCAAGCTGAATCAGGCACAAGCCAAGGAGAGGGCGATAGAGCTTATCAACCGTCTGTATCCTAAGGCCAGCGGAAATCTTAAGCTGGCTGAGCATGGAGGGAAGTGGAGTGTCCTTGAGGACGGGAAAGGATACCGTTACCAGTTCATACGCTATTATCAGGGTATTCCGGTTAGCGACAGTAATATATCCTTAAGTATAGATACTTACGGCAGACTGCAAAGCTATATGAATCCAGGAAGCACCGGTTATGAAGCGCTCAAAGACAAGCCTGCTCCGGCAGTTTCCGAGAAGGAAGCACTCCAGAGCTATCTCGGCGGATATGATCTGAAGCTGCAGTACAGTAGTGTAGGCGGATATAATATAGACAATAAGTATGTTGAACCGGTGGTTAAGCTGGTTTATGCTCCGACTCCGGTAGAGTCTCAGGATACCTATAAGGTGCTGGATGCGCAAACTAAGGAATGGGTCACGACCTACGAGAACCCGTTGCAGTCAAGAAGTACAGCTGAGGCAGTTGATCTTAAGGGCCATGCTGCAGAGCAGGCACTGACCGAGCTGCTGAGATACGGCGTGATCAGCGTAGATGCGGACAAGAAGGTGAATCCGGACCAGGAGATAACGGCCGGTGACTGGTTTACCCTGATTGCCAGATCCTCAACGCCATATTATGCTGGATATTCGAATGGTTCTGAGCCGAAAGCAGTGGCTGGTGTGAGCCCGGACAGCCCTTATTATGAAGCCATCAGCTACGCGGCGGAGCGTGAATGGATCAGCAGAGAGGCTGCGCTGCAGCCTGAGAGTAAGCTAAGCCGCGAACAACTCGCCGTCCTGCTGGCCTCCTTCCTGAAGTACGATAAGCTTTCAGCTTTTCTGGGGAATGACTCTGTCCTAACCAGCTTCAGTGACAGTGCGGCAATTAAGGATAAAGGCGCTGTAGCACTGGCCGTGAAGCTGGGACTGCTGCAGGGAGAGAACGGGAAGTTCAATCCGCAGCAAATCGTAACGAAGGCGCAGGCGGCGGGTGTAATCATTAAGCTGGTGGAGCTGCAAGGCAAAACTGATCAGCCGATCGGCCAATAA
- a CDS encoding TerC family protein has protein sequence MDWGLLLEYGWVLLVLVALEGLLAADNALVLAIMVKHLPDEERKKALFYGLAGAFVFRFGSLFVISYLVDIWQVQAIGAIYLLFIAGNHIFRKLLFKKPVTDEAAESGTSGAVNKKKSSFWFTVLKVEIADIAFAVDSILAAVALAVALPPSGIGHIGGLDGGQFLVIFAGGFIGLVIMRFAASFFVKLLHTRPGLEIAAFFIVGWVGIKLAVITLAHPSLGVLSEDFAHSTWWKLTFYVVLIIIAATGWFMSSIKTEENVGENPVREVDKQLGK, from the coding sequence ATGGATTGGGGATTATTATTAGAATACGGATGGGTGTTGCTCGTTCTGGTCGCACTGGAAGGGCTGCTTGCCGCAGACAACGCACTCGTACTGGCAATCATGGTTAAACATCTTCCTGATGAGGAACGTAAGAAGGCGCTCTTTTACGGATTGGCAGGAGCGTTTGTGTTCAGGTTCGGATCGCTTTTCGTCATCTCTTATCTGGTCGATATCTGGCAGGTACAAGCTATCGGCGCAATTTATCTGTTATTTATCGCGGGGAATCACATCTTCCGGAAATTGTTGTTCAAGAAGCCCGTCACGGATGAAGCAGCTGAAAGCGGCACTTCCGGGGCCGTCAACAAGAAGAAATCCAGCTTCTGGTTCACTGTACTTAAGGTTGAGATTGCAGATATCGCCTTTGCAGTAGACTCCATCCTTGCAGCTGTCGCTCTCGCCGTCGCCCTTCCGCCAAGCGGAATCGGCCACATTGGCGGCCTCGACGGCGGACAGTTCCTCGTCATCTTTGCGGGCGGATTCATCGGACTGGTTATTATGCGGTTTGCTGCTTCGTTCTTCGTCAAGCTGCTGCACACCCGTCCAGGTCTTGAAATCGCAGCCTTCTTCATTGTCGGCTGGGTCGGTATTAAGCTCGCAGTCATCACCCTGGCACATCCTTCGCTGGGTGTGCTGTCCGAAGATTTCGCACACAGCACTTGGTGGAAGCTCACCTTCTACGTGGTTCTGATTATTATTGCCGCTACCGGCTGGTTCATGAGCAGCATCAAGACCGAAGAAAATGTCGGCGAGAATCCCGTCCGGGAAGTCGATAAGCAGCTCGGCAAATAA